AAAGGATTTCATTTGCGTTCCAAAAATAGTATTGTTACTAGTGCAGTGAAAATAACTAGCATCAGATGGAATCGTATAATCTGTTGGAATGTGATTGTAATTTTGTTCTTTAGAGGAAGCTACCACTACGGTTTCACCAAAAAACTTAGCTTCTTTGATAGCGTTATTGGCCCAAGTTCCAGTATCCAAATAGGCTGCTTTTCCATCTACTTTCATCAAGTTTTGTGGCACCATTAGGAACTCTAAACTGGCTCCACCTTGTAAAAATAAAGCTTGATATCCTTTTCCTTCTAATCCTAAAAGTTCCAAAGTCAAAGCTCTAACTTCATCCATAACCGCTACAAAGTCTTTGCTACGGTGTGAAATTTCAAGAATTGATAAACCAGAATGGTTAAAATTTAAAACGGCTTGTGCTGATTTTTCAAATACTTCTTGTGGCAAAATACATGGACCGGCGCTGTAATTATGTTTTTTCATGTTGCTTGATTTCTAATAAATTGAGTTGCAAATTTCGGAAACCGTACTTGAAAAAGGGATTAGAATTTCGCAATAATTAAGCGATGTTATTAACGAAAACGTTATAGTTTATAACATTTGCTGCGAATTTTATAAAGACAACAAAAATGCTATAGTATCCACATTATCAGCGTAATCCCATAGCTCGGGTTTTTGAGTTTTACCAAAAGGAATGGAATTTTCAATTAGATTATTGGAAACAATACACTGAATTTGCTCGGCTTCATTTGTTAAGCGTATTTGCAAATCAGCAATGTTTTCATAATATTCATAAAATACAGAAGAAATAGGAGAGGCATAGCTGGTATCTTCTTTCAAGGTAAGAAATTCGTTATCCAATAATTTGAAATTACTCATCAGGAATACTGCTTTGTTGTAGTCGTAGTTGTTGGAGTATTTTTCGTAGAAAATGACATCTTTGTATTCATAAATGGCTTTAAAGAATGCTTCAAAACTATAGTCCTTCGGAACAAACAATTTAGAAACATTTCGACAACCTAAACCAAAATAACGGAAGATGTCTTCTCCAAGTTGAACCAAATGCTCATGGGTTTCTTTTCCATTTAAAACGGCTACTGAATTTCTATTTTTGCGAATAATGCTTGGTTTATCTTTAAAATAAAACTCAAAATAACGTGCTGTGTTATTGCTTCCAGTGGCAATGATAGCATCAAAGTTTTCTAGCTTTCCATCTGTAAAAGTGATGTAATTCGAAAGTTCAGGTTCAACAGTAATCAAATACTTTGCTAAAAATTGAATTAAATGTTGATCATTTGAAGACGTTTTTACCAAAGCTTTATGACCAGAAATTAGCACCGAAAGAAAATCGTGAAAGCCTACTAAAGGAATATTCCCCGCTAAAATCAATCCGACTGTTTTTGATTTTACTTCTTCTAAGTTATAAGCAGCTAACCATTGATTTAAATGCTCTTCTGTTAAAGCTTCAGCCCAAGATTGAACGGCAAAATAAACTTGTTCAGGTGTAAACCATCCGTTATGAGATTGTGAAAGTTCTAGTAAGTCTTTGAACGTATCAAAATACAAATCATTATGAAGTACTGTTTCGTTTTTGGTATTTATATCTAATGAAAATTGGCTTAAAAACTTTCCTAATTCAACAAAACATTTTTTTTTCTCGATTTGTAACATAGGTAACTTGTTTATGAATGGTTTTGATTGTAATTTTGCACAAAATTAATTAAAAATAAGCTATGGCAATCATTATAACAGACGAATGTATAAACTGTGGTGCTTGTGAACCTGAGTGTCCCAATACAGCGATATATGAAGGAGCAGATGACTGGAGATATAAAGATGGAACTAAACTTAAAGGAAAAGTAATTTTACCTGACGGTACTGAAGTCGATGCAGATGCAGCTCAAACACCAATATCCGATGATATCTATTATATCGTTCCAGGAAAGTGTACCGAATGTAAAGGCTTTCATGAAGAGCCACAATGTGCGGCAGTTTGTCCAGTAGATTGTTGTGTTCCTGATGACAATCATGTTGAAAGTGAAGAAACACTCTTTAACCGACAATCCTTCTTACATAATGAATAAAAAAAGCCCGAGTAATTTACTCGGGCTTTTTTTATGATATCGAACTATATTATGGTTTCACGACACTATATTTTTCCTGAATAACGGAATCTGTCTTTTCATCATAAGTTTCTAAAATAAGATTTCCATCGACATCAAAATAGCCTACAGAGAAATTATCCTTGTTTTTAAAAATATAATTGTTATTCGAAGTTTTTCTCAAAAGAGATAAGGTATTAGTTTTGGGATTTGTCATGACATAGCCAGTCTTATCAGATTGTATTTGGTATTTTTCACCACCTAAACTGTAATAGGAAGAATGATTTACTTCTTCTGATTTAATAACTCCATCGACAATGACTTTTGTTTTAGTAGTTACATCTACAGGACTATCTTTGATTGGGATATTTAAGGTGTTGGGTTTTTCTTCTTCCAAAGCAATTTTTTGAACTTCATTGGTTTCTTCTGATTTTACAATTTTCTTTTTTCCACGAGAGTCTTTTACAGTCGTAGTTACTGTTTTTATTTCCGATTTCACATTGGTGTTTTGAGCCTGTCCAGCAATTGAAAACAGGAAAATAAACGCACTTAAGAATATAACTTTCATAACAACTATTTTTATGGATTAGTATACTACAAATCTATTTCGAAAGACGCCTGTGTATGTTACATTTTTCTGTTTAATAGTTATAGAATACCCATAAAAAAATCCTGAAGTTGATTCAGGATTTTTATTAAAATGAGTGTATTAATCTTAAAATCTGAAACTAAGTCTGGTATAATAATAAGCTCCACTAAAGCCCATTTGAACAGCATCCCAATATCCTCCAGCTTCAGTATTTCCCGATTCATCTTGTTTAGTAGGATAAACGTTAAATAAGTTGTTGCTTCCCACACTCAATTTTACAGATTTAATTAATTGAAATCCTAGTGTTAAATCGGTTACAATTTTTGGATCATACACATTATCTAAACCAGCATAATCAACAAGAACTACTTTACTGAAACGTGTAAACGCGGTTCCAACATCAAACCATTTTCTGGCATAATTTAGGTTTAAACCAAATTTACTATTAGGAGCAGAAGCTTTTAAGAAGGCTATTTCACGTGCTCCAAAAAACGTTTCTTGATCAAGATTTCCGTTTTTAACTTTAGTTACTTCCATATTGTTGATGTTTCCAACCAATGTAGCACCAAATTTTGAAGCTCCAATAGCATCTTTCCAGGCCAAAACAACATCAATTCCTTTGGTAACTGTATTCACACCATTCACAAAAAATTGTGCTTGATCAACATTTAAGTTTAAAGCAGAAGCATCGAAATATCCAGTAAGTACAATACGATCTTTAACGTTAATCAAATAGCCATCAACGGTAGTTGTAAATTTTCCAAACTTTCCTGTCAAACCAACGGAACCATTTATAGATTTTTCTTCTTTTAATTTATCAATACCAAAGCCTTGTGTCACAGCACTACCATTAGCGGCTAACAAAACTTCTGAAGCACCGCTGCCGTTAAAGTTGGTGAAGCTTGTGTTAAAATAGATTTGCGCCAATGATGGTGCTCTAAATCCAGTACCAAAAGAACCTCTTAAACTCACATTATCAGTCAGTTTTAGTTTGTAGGCTAATTTAAAATTTAATGTGTTTCCAAAGTCACTATAATTTTCATAGCGAAGGGCTGTTCCTAACAAAAAGGAATCTGACACATCTAATTCTGCATCAGCATATAAAGCCGTGCTTGTTCGTTGTTTATTTACTTCATTAGCTGGGCTAAAACCGGGGAATCCTTGAGAACCTCCTGGTCTAGGTTCTCCTGATATAGGATCAATTGGAGCAAAATGTGTTTGAGGATAAACACTTGGGTCTATTGGGTTTCCATTTGTATCATAAGTAGCATAAGAACCTACTTCTCCGGCAGTAATTTGATATTGTTCAACTCTATATTCTGCCCCAAAAGCAAAGTTAAGACCATTTAAAACCGATTTAAAGTTTTTTGAAAAATCAAGATTGGTAGTATTTTGACTAAGGCTAAATCCACCAGCATCAAAAGAAGTTGGTGACAAACTCTCTAAACTCGCATTGATGGTTCCTTTTATTCTATAATCAAATGCATTTTTTCCATAAGCATTACTCAAATCAATTTTCCATCCCATAGCTTCTGTTTTAAATCCAAAAGCAATTGAATTATCAACAATTTTAGAAGTAATTCTTGGTGTATATCCACCAGGATATATAGATTCTACAACTCTTGGACCGTCATTTCTGGTAAAAGCATAGGCATCCGTATTTCTGTCATTTCTTCCACCAAAAGCATAGAAGTCCAATTTTTCAGCAAGAGGTACTTGCATGTTAAACATTACATTATAGCTTTTAATTTCGGCTTCACCAAATCCTTTTCTGAAATCAAAACCTGGACGTAGTGTCTTATCTTTAGATAGATATTCTCCTGTTATATTTACAAATCCACCTTTTTTTCCAAGTTTGACACCATAATTGGCACCAGCTTTTAAAGAAAAACCATCGTACTTATGATCTTTACCATATGAGTTTCCGTTTCCGCCTTGATCTAATTGATAACCTGGCGTATTGGGAGTTCCTGGAAGAAAATCGCCTTGAGGATCATTTCTATAAATTCCAGTTGTTATTGAACCATTAAATTCCTCTACGTTATCATTTAATACAATGTTAATTACACCTGCTATGGCATCAGAGCCATATTGAGCCGCAGCTCCATCTCGAAGTATTTCAATTCTTTTGATAGCGCTTGCTGGAATAGCATTCAAATCTGTTCCAGTATTTCCGCGACCTCGAGTACCGAATAAATTGATTAACGAAGATTGGTGTCTTCTTTTTCCATTAATTAACACCAAAGTTTGATCGGGTCCCATTCCTCTTAATGAAGCTGGGTCAACGTGATCTGCACCATCAGAACCTGATTGCTTGTTAGCATTAAAAGAGGGGGCTAAATATTGAAGTAATTCGTTGATTTCAATTTTACCACTTTGGGTGGTAACGTCTTTTACATTGATAATATCGATTGGCACTGCTGAGTTTAAAACAGTTCGTTTAGAGTTTCTAGAACCTACAATTTGTACTTCTTGAAGCGCTTGAACTTTCGTGCTGTCCGACTTTGTTTCGCTGGGTTTTTGTTGGGCAAAAACTGCCGAAAAGGGAGTGATTAATAATAGTAAAGTAATTTTTTTCATAAATATTGAGGTTAGATGTTTGATTTGCAATTTACTATTTTTTCACTACTGTTTTAAGAAAAAACATGAAATGCTTTTAACAAATTAACTAACAATATCAGAATTTTGTTTTATCTATAACTTTTTTGTTAAATTTGTTTTGACCCAAGTTTGCTTATGAAAAGAATTACATTGTTATTATTTTTGATTTGCAATGTTGTTGCCTTATCGCAAAACGTTGAAAAATCAATCATCCTAAAAGACGTTGACACCAATCTTCCCATAGAAGACGCGACGGTTTTTATTGCAAAAACTAAGCAGACTTTATTGAGTAATGCAGAAGGAGAAGTTACTTTTGTTATCAATGGAATTACAACGATTCAAATAACGCATTCTTCTTATAATCCTATCAAATTGCGATCAAGTATTTTAAAAGACAAACAAAATGTTTTTTATTTAAAAAACAATGTAAACGATTTGGATGAAATTATTATCACCAAAATTCCACCACAAAAAATTCTAACAGAATTAGTCCTTAATTCTACTAAAAAATTAACTATACCAGCTCGATTGAAAGTGTATTCTAGAGAGTTTATGAAACTCAACGGAGACTATGCATATTATAATGATGGGTTACTTAATTTTCAATTGGATGGAAATTATAAAAATTTCAAAAACACTATTTTAGTAGAGCAAAATAGATCCTATGGTTTGGTCTACGATGAATTTGGGGATGATGCTTTAGGTTATAACTTGAATAACATCATGGAGAATTACTATAACTTCAAATATCTTAATCCACTTTTAGAGGCCAGTAGCAAGAAGCAATATGATTTTTTGATAAAAGGATACTCTTCCAATTCGGAATATAATTTAATGATAGTAACTCCTCAAAAAGAGGTAAAAGGATTGCTAGATGATTTTTCCATCCTTTATGATAGAAAGAAAAAATTAATAATTGAAGTCAGTACTGTAGTTTCTCCCACAACTTTGGCCAATATGAAAGATAAAACAACAGTTGGTTCCAAAAATATTTATAAATCTCTTTTTAAAGCTATGTATCGCATAAATGGTTTTGATTATTATTTGATAAGTTCAAAAGAAGAAATTGGCTTCGAAAAAATAGAGAAAAAGAAAACCACCAATATCGAAGTTAAAAATTGTTTTGTGACAACTAATTTTAGCGATAAAAATTTTGTTTATAAAGAAAGCGATGTCTTTAAAGATAAAACGCTTTACAACAAGAAAAATTCTATCCTTACCAATTATTGGGAAGTTTCTGGATTAACTGCTACAGATGAAGAGGAAGAAATAATTAAGAAAATTGAATTTAGAGAATAAATTCAACTATTCATTTATCTTATTCTTTTATAAATTTCATCATTGATTCTTTTCCGTCTATTGTTGCTTTTGCAATGTAAACCCCTTTTTGAAGTCTACTAGTATCTATAGTTGAGTTATTGATATTAGTGTTTTTTGTCAATACTTCTTGTCCTAAAATAGTATAAATGGTTATTTTTTCTATTGAGCCAATTGCTTCTAAAGTCAGTTGATTAGAAGTTGGATTTGGATACATAGTAAAGTTTGAAATGAAATAGTTTGGTGCTGATAAACCATCCGAAAAAGCTATATCATCGAAATAATAGGTTGAATTAGCACTTCCATCGCCTTGATTACCAAAATCAAAGAAAAAAACAATTTTGTTATCATTATTATTTACTGGAGGAAACAAAGTAGGAGAAGTATAATCAAACGTTAATTCTTCCCAAGCATTAGCGACCGTTGTTGCTACCTCTGTTTCAAATGCTCCATTGTCAAAATCAACAGGACTTCCTTCAAACTTTAGCATTAATTTTTTTCCAGCAATTGGTGACCAAACTTTTACTTTTACTATTTTATTGGTAGAAAAATCAATTGGTCCAGCCATTTGAATGACACTACCTGAATAAGTTTCACCTTGGTTTTTTATCATTCTAACAACTGTTGCACTTGGATTAACAGCATCTGGAAACGGATTTGGTAGAATTGTTGTTGCGCCACCTGCAAAATCAGTAAACGGATAAGCAACTGTAGTTGATTCAAAAGTTAAAGGTAAAACTGGTAAATCTAAAATAGGTCCAGTAGCAAGTGATTGTGTTACATCGTCAAACAAATAGGTTGAATTTGGACCTCCATCACCTTGTGTACCCAAGTCAAATATAAATACAATTTGATTATTTACATTGTTTACTGCATCTAATGAAAAATCAAACGTTAATTCTTCCCAAACATTAGCTGTAGTTATTGGTGCTGATAATTTTTCAAATGAAAATCCAGCGCCTTCAAACTTTAATAAAAGTCTTTTTCCGGCTACAGGGCAAAACACTTTTACTTTAAAAAGCCTTTCTGTTGAAAAATTAATTGGAGCCGCCATGGTGATTTTACTACCAGCCCAAACTGCTCCCTGACCTTTAACCATTTGCATGACAGTGGCACTAGTATTAATGCCTGAAATTTGTGGATTTGCAATTCTTGTGGCAACACCTCCGTCGAAATCGGTAAAAGGGTAAGGTATTGTAGTAGACTCAAAATCTAATGGTAAATTTTGTGAAAACCCTTTCGAAAAGAGCATTAAAAACAACAATAAAGTAATTTTTTTCATAAATCGTAATTTAATTTTAAAATCCAAATATACTCATGTGCAAATAATCATCCAATCAAATTAAAGTATATATAAACTATACAAATTGTGAATTAGATTAATTCTTTAGTAAAGCCAACTAAAGCAGTAGCTTTGATAATAGCAACCTTATAAAATATACTTAAAAAAAGTACTTTTTTAGAAGTCAAGTAGCTTAAATGTTGTGGTTTTGTATCTTGATTTTATTACGCTATATTTGCGCTCTTTAATAATAAAATCAATATCAAAGAGATATGAAAGCAGGAATTGTAGGATTACCCAATGTTGGCAAATCAACCTTATTTAATTGTTTGTCAAACGCCAAAGCACAAAGCGCTAATTTTCCATTTTGTACTATAGAACCTAATATTGGAGTCGTAAATGTTCCTGATCCAAGAATTACTCGTTTAGAAGAATTAGTAAAGCCAGAGCGAGTTCAAATGGCAACGGTTGATATTGTTGACATTGCAGGATTAGTAAAAGGTGCCAGTAAAGGGGAAGGTTTAGGAAATCAGTTCTTGGCTAATATAAGAGAATGTAATGCTATTATTCATGTATTGCGTTGTTTTGATAATGATAATATTGTTCACGTAGATGGCAATGTAAATCCAATTCGAGACAAAGAAACCATTGATATAGAATTGCAGTTAAAAGATTTAGAAACTGTTGAAAAACGTTTAGAAAAAGTAAATCGTGCTGCCAAAACTGGGAATAAAGAAGCACAAGTAGAAAAAGCACTTTTAGATAGAATTCGCGAAAACTTATTGCAAGCCAAATCTGCTAGAACAGTAGAACCACAAAATCAAGACGAAGTAGAGTTACTTGAAGATTTTCAATTAATCACAAACAAACCTGTTTTATATGTTTGTAATGTAGATGAAAGTGCAGCAGTAAACGGGAATAAATATGTTGACCAAGTTCGCGAATTGGTTAAAGATGAAGATGCAGAAGTAATCATTCTTTCAGTAGGAGCAGAGGCTGATATCACTGAATTAGAAAGCTACGAAGAACGCCAAGTTTTCCTAGAAGATATGGGATTGACTGAACCAGGTTCGGCAGTATTAATTCGTGCTGCCTATAAATTGTTGAAATTACAAACCTATTTTACCGCTGGAGTTAAAGAAGTGCGCGCTTGGACCATTAATGTTGGAGATACAGCACCAAAAGCAGCAGGAGTAATTCATACTGATTTTGAAAAAGGATTCATTCGTGCTGAAGTTATTGCATACGAAGACTTTTCAAATTTTGGTTCAGAAGCCAAAGTAAAAGAAGCTGGAAAACTTCGCGTTGAGGGAAAAGAATATATTGTAAAAGATGGTGATGTGATGCATTTCCGTTTTAATGTATAAGTTAAGGGAATAGAAGTAAAAAGAATAGACCGTTAAAGAAATTTAGCGGTTTTTTTATGTTTTTTAATTTATGTTTTCTCTTGCTTCTTGTATTCTTTACTTTCTTGTTTTTTTGTCAATATCATTCTTAATAACTTTGATAATTATCATTGTAAAAATCATCCTAATTCCACTATATTAGCTGAAAATCGATAATTTTCAATGCAAGACCAAAATCAATATACTGAAGACAATATTCGTTCGTTAGACTGGAAAGAACACATCCGTATGCGTCCCGGAATGTACATCGGGAAACTAGGTGATGGTTCTTCTCCTGACGATGGAATTTATATTCTGCTTAAAGAAACCATTGATAACTGTATCGATGAGTTTGTCATGGGCGCTGGAAAAGTAATTGAAGTAACAATCAAAGATAAAATGGTTACTGTTCGTGATTACGGACGTGGAATCCCATTAGGAAAGGTTGTAGATGTAGTTTCCAAAATGAATACCGGTGGGAAATACGATTCCAAAGCGTTTAAGAAATCGGTTGGTTTGAATGGAGTAGGGACTAAGGCAGTAAATGCTTTATCCAATTATTTCAGAGTAGAATCGGTTCGAGATAATCAACAAAAAGCAGCGGAATTCTCGGCAGGAAATCTGACGATAGAAGAAGACGTTATCGAATCTACCAAACGTAGAGGAACCAAAGTTTCTTTCGTGGCTGATGAAACCATTTTTAAAAACTACAAATACCGAAACGAGTACATCATCAAGATGCTCAAAAACTACTGTTACTTAAATCGCGGTTTAACGATTTATTATAACGGTGAAAAATACATTTCTGAATTTGGTCTAAAAGATTTACTGGAAGA
The window above is part of the Flavobacterium sp. N1994 genome. Proteins encoded here:
- a CDS encoding acyl-CoA reductase, whose product is MLQIEKKKCFVELGKFLSQFSLDINTKNETVLHNDLYFDTFKDLLELSQSHNGWFTPEQVYFAVQSWAEALTEEHLNQWLAAYNLEEVKSKTVGLILAGNIPLVGFHDFLSVLISGHKALVKTSSNDQHLIQFLAKYLITVEPELSNYITFTDGKLENFDAIIATGSNNTARYFEFYFKDKPSIIRKNRNSVAVLNGKETHEHLVQLGEDIFRYFGLGCRNVSKLFVPKDYSFEAFFKAIYEYKDVIFYEKYSNNYDYNKAVFLMSNFKLLDNEFLTLKEDTSYASPISSVFYEYYENIADLQIRLTNEAEQIQCIVSNNLIENSIPFGKTQKPELWDYADNVDTIAFLLSL
- a CDS encoding 4Fe-4S dicluster domain-containing protein, producing MAIIITDECINCGACEPECPNTAIYEGADDWRYKDGTKLKGKVILPDGTEVDADAAQTPISDDIYYIVPGKCTECKGFHEEPQCAAVCPVDCCVPDDNHVESEETLFNRQSFLHNE
- a CDS encoding TonB-dependent receptor plug domain-containing protein, whose product is MKKITLLLLITPFSAVFAQQKPSETKSDSTKVQALQEVQIVGSRNSKRTVLNSAVPIDIINVKDVTTQSGKIEINELLQYLAPSFNANKQSGSDGADHVDPASLRGMGPDQTLVLINGKRRHQSSLINLFGTRGRGNTGTDLNAIPASAIKRIEILRDGAAAQYGSDAIAGVINIVLNDNVEEFNGSITTGIYRNDPQGDFLPGTPNTPGYQLDQGGNGNSYGKDHKYDGFSLKAGANYGVKLGKKGGFVNITGEYLSKDKTLRPGFDFRKGFGEAEIKSYNVMFNMQVPLAEKLDFYAFGGRNDRNTDAYAFTRNDGPRVVESIYPGGYTPRITSKIVDNSIAFGFKTEAMGWKIDLSNAYGKNAFDYRIKGTINASLESLSPTSFDAGGFSLSQNTTNLDFSKNFKSVLNGLNFAFGAEYRVEQYQITAGEVGSYATYDTNGNPIDPSVYPQTHFAPIDPISGEPRPGGSQGFPGFSPANEVNKQRTSTALYADAELDVSDSFLLGTALRYENYSDFGNTLNFKLAYKLKLTDNVSLRGSFGTGFRAPSLAQIYFNTSFTNFNGSGASEVLLAANGSAVTQGFGIDKLKEEKSINGSVGLTGKFGKFTTTVDGYLINVKDRIVLTGYFDASALNLNVDQAQFFVNGVNTVTKGIDVVLAWKDAIGASKFGATLVGNINNMEVTKVKNGNLDQETFFGAREIAFLKASAPNSKFGLNLNYARKWFDVGTAFTRFSKVVLVDYAGLDNVYDPKIVTDLTLGFQLIKSVKLSVGSNNLFNVYPTKQDESGNTEAGGYWDAVQMGFSGAYYYTRLSFRF
- the ychF gene encoding redox-regulated ATPase YchF, with amino-acid sequence MKAGIVGLPNVGKSTLFNCLSNAKAQSANFPFCTIEPNIGVVNVPDPRITRLEELVKPERVQMATVDIVDIAGLVKGASKGEGLGNQFLANIRECNAIIHVLRCFDNDNIVHVDGNVNPIRDKETIDIELQLKDLETVEKRLEKVNRAAKTGNKEAQVEKALLDRIRENLLQAKSARTVEPQNQDEVELLEDFQLITNKPVLYVCNVDESAAVNGNKYVDQVRELVKDEDAEVIILSVGAEADITELESYEERQVFLEDMGLTEPGSAVLIRAAYKLLKLQTYFTAGVKEVRAWTINVGDTAPKAAGVIHTDFEKGFIRAEVIAYEDFSNFGSEAKVKEAGKLRVEGKEYIVKDGDVMHFRFNV
- a CDS encoding T9SS type A sorting domain-containing protein, giving the protein MKKITLLLFLMLFSKGFSQNLPLDFESTTIPYPFTDFDGGVATRIANPQISGINTSATVMQMVKGQGAVWAGSKITMAAPINFSTERLFKVKVFCPVAGKRLLLKFEGAGFSFEKLSAPITTANVWEELTFDFSLDAVNNVNNQIVFIFDLGTQGDGGPNSTYLFDDVTQSLATGPILDLPVLPLTFESTTVAYPFTDFAGGATTILPNPFPDAVNPSATVVRMIKNQGETYSGSVIQMAGPIDFSTNKIVKVKVWSPIAGKKLMLKFEGSPVDFDNGAFETEVATTVANAWEELTFDYTSPTLFPPVNNNDNKIVFFFDFGNQGDGSANSTYYFDDIAFSDGLSAPNYFISNFTMYPNPTSNQLTLEAIGSIEKITIYTILGQEVLTKNTNINNSTIDTSRLQKGVYIAKATIDGKESMMKFIKE